GACCAATGACAAGGACATTGAAGCCGTTGGCAAAACGCTGGTGGACACGAAGCAGTGTCTGAAAGCTCGTTTTCGGGCGCTCTTCACCCTGAGGAACCTCGGGGGCAAGGCAGCCATAGACTGGATAAGCCAGGCGTTCAGTGACGACTCGGCTCTCCTGAAACATGAGCTGGCTTTCTGCTTGGGGCAGATGCAGGATGAGTATGCAATTCCAGTCCTGATCAAAGTGCTTGAAGATACAAACCAAGAGCCAATGGTTAGACACGAAGCAGGTGTGTGTAGCTCTATAACCTCTTGGACTAAagcagagggaacacaaagccactttttcaggaacgtTCCAGGAGACCACCAGGAGACCTAGTCTCAGGTAACTTTGCtttatcaaaccccaagtctccagTGGTGTGAAACCTAGACTCCACGTCCCAAGCCACAAAGTGACTTTGTGTTCCCTCGACTTTATTCTTACTTTTGCTTCTTCCCAGCAAAAGTAACTGTTAGTTTCCAACACAGTGATCCTTGTAACATTGTTGCATGCCATCATTAATCTCCACACCACTTATTCTTCTATGTAGTTGCCAGAGGCTTTGCTGATAATTGTTGCTTGGTTTTAGACAGACAACCCTGTTAAAACAGCCGTCAGCATTCAACTGGAAATCAAGGAAGCCAGTGACAGTGTATTTGTAacttgaaaatgtttcttttcctTTAGGGGAGGCATTAGGAGCCATTGGAAACTCCAGAGTGCTGGATGTACTGAAGCGCTACTCTGAGGATCCGGTGATAGAGGTTAGGAGATTGCTTTTTCATACTCTTGCTAGGATTGGGAGGGGGCTATATACTTACCAGAGATACAGTCTGTAttcaatggcattttttttttattagtgtagtGTATTCAGGACGTCTAGACGTTTTAAAGAGCATTTCAAGGAAGTGTTCTTTTCACTCCCTCTTAACTGGTTCAGTTACCTTAGTTTAATTATCGTTGATTGAATAGCAGCGTAGAAAGGACGGTTTGTGATTTGAAGTGCTTGTAGTTGAAGGTGCTAAAGAGTTGTTCCTCCTCCTTCAAGGTTGCCGAGACCTGTCAGTTGGCGCTGAGTAGAATTGAGTGGCTGAACAGTGCTTCGGAGCAGTGTGGAGATGAGAACCCGTATTTGTCTGTGGACCCCGCACCGCCGGCCCAGGAGAAGGACGTCCAGAAGCTGAGAGCCAGGCTCCTGAGCGAGGCCTTGCCTCTGTTTGAGCGCTACCGCGCCATGTTCGCCCTCCGGAACCTGGGCACGGAGGAGGCTGTGCTCTCCCTGGCAGACGGTAACGCCAAAAgatattcaacagaagaaaaggggtGGCAGTgataatgttacctttttttttttttttttttttttttttattaatttttgtatttgtttttttaatcccattttgtatttcattttttttttttgcttgaaaagAACAGGCTGTAATAGCAATAGCTTCTTTTTAAGAAGTGTAAGCGTGTAATTCAAcacacaaatgcaaaaacaagtgCCTACTGTTAGCCCTCTTATCAAAGTCTGTCCGCTgtgctgtcttgcccattgtgacacAAACAAACCAGGGAGATGCAGTCTGTGTCTAACAGGATATAGGACAGGGATTCAATTCCACTACAAATCAGTCAGCGAACAGTGGAAGACACACAAGTTCATGTTTTAACCTTTTCCTTTAAGGTCTGCAGTGTGGCAGCGCCCTGTTCCGCCACGAGATCGGTTATGTCCTGGGGCAGATGCAGCACGAGGCCAGCGTGCCCCACCTGAGCGCGGCTCTGGCCAGGCAGGAGGAGAACGCCATGGTGAGGCACGAGTGCGCGGAGGCTCTGGGCTCCATCGGAAAGGAGTCCTGTCTGCAGGCACTGCGAACCTTCCTGGGTGACGAGGAGAGGGTGGTGCAGGAGAGCTGTGAGGTGGCACTCGACATGCATGAGTATGAGAACAGTGACCAGTTCCAGTATGCAGACGGGATACTCAAACTGCAGGGGGCGCAATAGTGAACTGACTGACAGAAGTTTTTGCTTGCAAACTGAGTCCTGTTCCATAACAGTTTCAGTCTAGCTAACACGGCTTCGCACTATAGCTATGGAGGCCCAAattttttctgccttttttttttcattctgacatctgttttttacatttaaaaaacaagagtgtaatttatttataagcAGTACAAGTTTGGGTGCATTTGCCATATGCAGCAGATAGTAAAATCAAGGTATATAATTATACTGCGAAACAGCAGGTCTGTTGTTACAGATGGGTAAAATCTAACTGTTGTTGGTTCTATGTTAAAAAGAATTGGTTGggataaaaaaatgcatatatgtaGCCTtggtatgttatatatatacctttttgCATGCTTTCTAGTAGTTCATTATACATCAAAGTTCTATCCGATAATGCCCACCTGACCACCAGAAATGATCGCACCTTGAATGCACGTGTACTGCAAATGGGATTAAgccagtgttaaataaaagatgatGTGCAGTGAACATTTCTTCTTCAGTCTTACTGTGTGACACCATTAAGCTGTCTCCCTGTTAATTCATTAAGCCCTGCGCTAAGAGGAGGAGCACGAGGCGGCACTAGAAATGAGTTTGTGAGTCAACAGTACATTTAACGTGAAAATGTTGgtagtgcattttttattttataagattACCTACTTTTGTACGGGTTGGTTATactttgcagtgctgctgtggGAGAGGCAACGTTTACAGCAGAGCAGTTACAGGAAGGAGGAGGCACCATGTGACATCAGAGTCGTACTCGCTGCTTTAACTGCTTGTTAAGCAACAGCAGTAACAAGCATGAGAATGATTTGTGTATAAAATCATTTATGGGATAAAGTATCTTAACCTGAAGAGAGCTTTCTCGTTAGGAGTCATTTCTGACAGGCAGGGCTATGGGGCCCATCACCCTCTAAAGGTGAGCTGTAGAAGGGGAGAGGAGGAAAGAATAGCTGCAAACTTCTCAAGTAATGTCGCCATTTATCTCTTGAGAAGTGTTCCCTCATGAAGATAACAGCAAGAACATAGCATTTTCACAAGGGCACAAAACCCGTTCATGGGTGGCATCTTTCACAGCCAAATACACTTACGAAGGCACTTGCCAAACCTTCACGACGCATGCCACGCACAGAATCGAAAATTAGAGATCAAGGGTTATCCAAGGGTTTTGGGTTAAAACGGTAAAATCCTAAACCAGGCAAGCCAGATTGGTAACGACAGGCTTGTGAGATTGCATGAGTTGTACTCGCCTTGATACAGCAATCGCGTGAAAGTGTTAGTCCGTGTGACGGCTGTGTTAGACTATTCTCGCCATCAGTGACTGTCAGTGGGAGAGGAAGAGATTATTAACAAGGCATCAAATAAAGAAACAGATGATCAGAACAAATCTGTTCTACAAATAAGGGTGTATGCTGCTTAATCAACACACTTCCTTAAACCATTAGAGAGTGACTTGATACTTGTGTGGAATATCACAGTTATCCTGACCTTCGTATCTCACTTTCGGTTCAATTCATCACATCTGTTAGAGCTATGATGAGCATCACTGTGGCTTCAAAACATGCCTATAGATCAGCTGGTCATTTTTAGTGCATTCTATATGGCTTGCTAAATGGGGAGCAAAGTTTTGGGTTTGACCATGGATTGTGAGTTTGAAAGTTTCTGTTAAAATGTTCATGCCAACCACCGTGGTCACACTCTTGCTGCCATCAACAGCAGTTTCTTGTGTGGCCAGGCCTTAAGGATACAAACATGTCTCTTTGCCTGTGTTATCACCATATTAGTAATGCATTTAGTAAACAAGCACACAGCCAGCCAACAGACTAAATGAGAGGGCCAGAGCGGGATTAGGAGCAGGGAGGGATAGAGGATCATAAGCAGAAAGTATTAACGACAATGAGAAGTCTACGAATAAGCAACATTCAACAAACctctactgagagagagagcagcGGACCTGAAAATTTTTTATCAAACAACAGAATAATGCATCCTATCATGATTGGGATTTGCGTGGTAAACATAACCCTGACCATCACGTACTGGTCATTCGTCATGGCCGAAGTCATTTCGAAAGGAGGAAAGGTTGAGGAGGAGAGAAAACCTAacccagcttaaaaaaaaaagagatgccaCTAGACAAGCAAGCCTCGGTTCAGTGCTTCTAACTAATTATGTAAAGTCCACAGCTTCTGCAGTTAATGTGTGGGCTCCCTGCTGATAGCAGCCCCTAGAAGAGAACTGGGGGTATTTTATTAGACTCTTTCAccattttttcttgcttttttttttttgtctagattGTAATGGATCCAAAGTATTGGCCTTTGAGCAATTGCAcccattttgtgtttttattttttatttggcgGTGGTTGTCTATCCTGAAGATTTAAAGACCGGGAAAACTGAGATAGAGAAAGCTGGATGGATCACAAAAAGGTCTACGGTTGGAATCAAGCACACCCTGTTCTTCTCAAGACAAAGTGTCCAGCTTTATAAGGTAAAGTGTCTCTGGACTAAGCAAAAATGGCAAAGGTCGCAGAAGTCctgctattttcaatattaaaagaATAAATTATATGAAATTTGAGAAGAGGGCAGAGACAAGTAAGAGACCCGAGACTCACCAGGAGGATGGACAAGAGCTTGGAGAGGAAGACGTGGCTCTGGAGAGGAAGGAGGACATGCTGGAGACCTGTGCTGTCCCAGAAAATAAAGACCAGCTTACTTCCGTGAGCTGGGGAAACAGAATGGGCCCGGGGGTTCAATGGTGCCGTTAAAACCACTTAAACTATGAACGCATCCTAAAAAACTAAAAGAATGTGGTAGCTTCTAATGTGGTTTTTGCACATTTATGGTTATACATTAAAGCTGCTGTTTGTGTCTCACAATCATATTGAATGTTGCACCAAAATTAATTTTTGTCAGTGTGTAATGTGTTTAACCCCTCAGTAGTCTTGTAACCTTGTCTTAGAGGCTAATTTCAGTAGTGTATACCATTGTGTAATGAACTATAGTCCACTGAGCTGTATACTGAGCACTTATTGCTTGAATCTAAAGAGCGGGATCATTCCGTCATTATTTCTGTGTCACGTCAAGGGATGCTGATGTGAAAAAGCAACactttaaaattaagaaaaatcaccactttaaaattagaaaaaagagAGTGGAAGGATAGGTTCTGATGGAATAAAATTGTGAACGCATGGACTGTGTGCGCAAGAGAGTGTCCTGTCCACACTCAGGCATGGATAATTATAcactttagaattttttttttttaaacccagattAATGCACATTGTAAGTccaactttaaaaatacatttcaacaaactTCATGGACACCTGCTGAATTCCTTCCTCCTGCAAATGCACAGGGTCCAGCAATTTGTTATTACAGgttattcatttcatttctgtAATTCCAATTAAACAGTTATAAAAGGAACTCTGTGTATTCTGAAGACAATATGCAGGTCTACTTGaagtacattcattttaatatttggcAGTAATATGGAAACATTTGAAAactagtacattatgtttgtaaTATAAATGGTTTGATTGGCattctaataaatacattttggaacTAAATGTTGTTCTGAGTTTCTTTGATCACCTATTGcattaatgtacagtacaaaagAGGGCTGAAGCCACTACTTTGCAGTGCTGCTGTAGACTAACCTAAACTATCATTGTCTGTACCAGTGTTTCAGGACAGTGAATGCACAACCCcttttaatactatatatatgcAGCACAACTTCACTGTTACTGCACTTATTGTTCGCGTGTACAGCTGTAGAAGTGTACAGGACATTCTGATCTCACTGTAGCTCACATCCTTGCCACAGCATGTGCCCCCTAGGTGGCACTGTTTACTGTATGAAaccacattgtaaataaaaagaaagtgatGGCATCGTTTTTAAAAGGCAACCTTCTGTCCACCTTGAGGCCTTCTTCCCATTCGGGAAAAATGAGCAGATCTGATCCTGCTGCTACCtgcagcagtgggaggttatAAAACGTCACCTGCAACCTTCACCGTAGCTTCGAAAGAAAGCCAGGTACATAAATATTAGCAGAGGCCATAGTGCTCTGGTAATTAAATAGGTTACCTGTGTGTGTCGGTTCATTATTTAGTCTATTCAAATGTATCACTGTGGTGGCAGCCACCTATAAGTGACTCgctgtagctgcccttgtgctaccattgcctcGTAATGGATTACCATTCCAACTGCAGATCTTCTGGTAAGATCTCTCCAATCAGGACTATAAATAGATTAAGCTGACAGATACATGACTAGCATATCTGCTttgctgttgctgtttgtgtaacCTCAGAAAAAAACCAAGACGCTGTCATTCTTGTTTGAAACCCTATCCTCTTACACTATAAACCCCTAAGGTCTTACGCAATGACCTCAGCGATAGAAATCGGCAGTGTTGTCATGCAAATCCAATCTCAGGCTCAAGCCGTGTATTAAAAGAGTGCTAATCAGTGCTCTCAAATCTTACTAGAAATCTCTGGACAACTCCTGCCCTCTGTGAAAGACCTGGGGgctctttgcttgtattttatacttgatTGTTTTTAGAATATGTCGTTATAGAAGACAATGCTACAGTTTCTGGgcatattattttttatgtagcatCTCGGGATTCAgattctgttgttattttttaaatacggATTGACAAGTAGCATTCCACTTTGTGTGGGAATTTGTAGTGAAGTGACAGGGCAGCGCACACTGCCTGTAGACTAGAAAAAAAAACGtcatgttttactttaaaattctATGCtatatgcaaatttaaaaaaaagtgtttgtcacAACCTATATAGTATTATACTGTCCCATATATAAATGTGCAGTGTAGTAAatcattgtgaaagcatggtacatcataggttagcattgtaaaaacccagagaggtatggcaaaccatgataaactaGGATAAATGCATAGTCTAACtgggaaaagcattggaaaactgcaaaattagcaTGTAAATTGACTGTAGTAAACCTATACAAGGGACACATTTGACTTTCTCTGGTGAGCTGGGGTCAGGCTTAGACTGTCACCTAAAACTTAGAATTCCCCATCAACCTCAGTACATTGCTGGCTTAAGCTATAGCCTTCACCTCAAATGACCATCTTTTCCTTCTGTAGGACAATCTTAATATGAATTACATCTTTATATGACACGTGTATATGTTCTGTATAAATGTTGAAGACAGGGTGATGCCCGAGTCCCGAGGAAGATTAGGAGCAGACCGGTCAGCAACACGACGATCACTATAATTCTTTAGGAGTTTGGGCTTTGAAGAGTCTGATTAATCTGCAGGAGGGAGCAGGTGCCTCAAGCAAAACTCACCTGGCAGCAGCAATGGAAGGAGTGGAGTTAGCTATGCTGTCGATCTGTGTTCTCAACACCACAATGACCCTGATATATTGGAAATTCATAGTGGGGATCATTCTAAAAAAGCCAGAGCCGTCAACAGTCAATCCTGCCTAATCTATTCTAAAGACTG
This Polyodon spathula isolate WHYD16114869_AA chromosome 27, ASM1765450v1, whole genome shotgun sequence DNA region includes the following protein-coding sequences:
- the dohh gene encoding deoxyhypusine hydroxylase encodes the protein MTNDKDIEAVGKTLVDTKQCLKARFRALFTLRNLGGKAAIDWISQAFSDDSALLKHELAFCLGQMQDEYAIPVLIKVLEDTNQEPMVRHEAGEALGAIGNSRVLDVLKRYSEDPVIEVAETCQLALSRIEWLNSASEQCGDENPYLSVDPAPPAQEKDVQKLRARLLSEALPLFERYRAMFALRNLGTEEAVLSLADGLQCGSALFRHEIGYVLGQMQHEASVPHLSAALARQEENAMVRHECAEALGSIGKESCLQALRTFLGDEERVVQESCEVALDMHEYENSDQFQYADGILKLQGAQ